The following proteins come from a genomic window of Crassostrea angulata isolate pt1a10 chromosome 1, ASM2561291v2, whole genome shotgun sequence:
- the LOC128169240 gene encoding uncharacterized protein LOC128169240 — protein MDLRVYHYIDDIESDSEKTSPSPGQPPVIDLSEVIATTIFSDHSEDSSLTDDLDNLTDVFDPCKTDLDDSGVSQDQGLLCGDKLHVQHRSALSSIEVLEFDTEENDVSIVTNNCQPLSSTPATMRTQPMAPVTPGNKNNSFVGDSRFNDSLSNLLGSPPPESSLYNNPFFNDLQAALANECTTVKTSLPQSLFDALTTQPNSDVFSREQMLQQRFNSLLPAFPNDIQSLSNFYHHQASEVETERFCAIQQKDLPSEVKYSMNFHYDSQLHQIMDRVEQSLMLLEKTEQMSFSGRPIKPRPLLSKRAVQLMEKWYDNHLEHPYPNIDTIEHLATTGNITPEQVKKWFANKRNRSNNTRTLTEIAKKKRQLALKNMDCYSED, from the coding sequence ATGGATCTACGAGTCTATCACTACATTGATGACATTGAGTCTGATTCCGAGAAGACCTCCCCGAGTCCAGGTCAGCCTCCCGTGATTGACCTCTCAGAGGTCATTGCCACCACCATATTCAGTGACCACTCTGAAGACTCCTCCCTCACCGACGACCTTGACAACCTGACCGATGTGTTTGACCCCTGTAAGACAGACTTGGACGATTCAGGCGTATCTCAAGACCAAGGATTACTGTGTGGGGACAAGCTTCATGTCCAACATCGTAGTGCTCTGTCCAGCATTGAGGTTCTGGAATTCGACACggaagaaaatgatgtttccATTGTCACCAACAACTGTCAACCTCTATCATCAACTCCTGCTACAATGCGTACTCAACCAATGGCGCCTGTAACACCCGGCAACAAGAACAACAGTTTTGTTGGAGACTCCCGATTCAACGATTCCCTCAGCAATTTACTTGGATCTCCTCCTCCAGAGAGCTCCTTATACAACAACCCATTCTTCAACGACCTTCAAGCCGCCCTTGCCAATGAGTGTACAACAGTGAAAACTTCTCTTCCCCAGTCCTTATTTGATGCCCTGACAACTCAGCCCAACAGTGATGTGTTTTCCAGAGAACAGATGCTCCAGCAGCGTTTCAACAGTCTGCTACCTGCATTCCCCAACGACATTCAGAGCCTGTCCAACTTTTACCATCATCAAGCCTCTGAGGTAGAAACAGAGAGATTCTGTGCGATACAGCAGAAGGATTTACCCAGTGAAGTGAAGTACTCCATGAACTTCCACTACGATTCCCAGCTCCATCAAATCATGGATCGAGTAGAACAGAGCCTGATGCTGCTGGAGAAAACGGAACAGATGAGCTTCTCCGGTCGACCAATCAAGCCACGACCTCTACTGTCCAAGCGGGCAGTGCAACTTATGGAGAAATGGTACGACAATCACCTAGAGCATCCCTACCCCAACATTGACACCATCGAGCACCTGGCCACCACCGGGAACATCACCCCGGAACAAGTGAAGAAGTGGTTTGCCAACAAACGAAACCGCTCCAATAACACGAGGACCTTGACCGAAATTGCCAAAAAGAAACGACAGTTGGCCCTGAAGAACATGGACTGTTACAGTGAAGACTGA